From one Candidatus Nanopelagicales bacterium genomic stretch:
- the prcA gene encoding proteasome subunit alpha → MSVPFYVSPEQIIKDKADYARKGIARGRSVVVLQYDGGILFVAENPSRALHKISEIYDRIAFAAVGKYNEFENLRVAGVRLADLRGFSYDRRDVTGRSLANAYAQTLGTIFTETPKPYEVEIVVAEVGEGPADDQLYRLTFDGSVADEHGFVAMGGSAEKISGALLESWHDGMPLEEALRLAVATLGTEGSGDGNPRVLTADQLEVAVLDRSRPRRKFRRVVGDRLTDLLGEPPEPPPAPGVPESPDTDPESADTP, encoded by the coding sequence ATGAGCGTCCCGTTCTACGTCTCGCCCGAGCAGATCATCAAGGACAAGGCGGACTACGCGCGCAAGGGCATCGCCCGCGGCCGCAGCGTCGTGGTGCTGCAGTACGACGGCGGCATCCTGTTCGTTGCGGAGAACCCGTCCCGGGCGCTGCACAAGATCTCCGAGATCTACGACCGGATCGCGTTCGCCGCGGTCGGCAAGTACAACGAGTTCGAGAACCTCCGGGTCGCCGGCGTCCGGCTCGCCGACCTGCGCGGCTTCTCCTACGACCGGCGCGACGTGACCGGGCGCAGCCTGGCCAACGCCTACGCCCAGACCCTCGGCACGATCTTCACCGAGACGCCGAAGCCGTACGAGGTGGAGATCGTCGTGGCCGAGGTGGGGGAGGGCCCGGCGGACGACCAGCTATACCGGCTCACGTTCGACGGGTCCGTCGCCGACGAGCACGGCTTCGTCGCGATGGGCGGCTCGGCGGAGAAGATCTCCGGCGCGCTGCTGGAGTCGTGGCACGACGGGATGCCGCTGGAGGAGGCCCTGCGGCTCGCGGTCGCCACCCTCGGGACCGAGGGCTCCGGCGACGGCAACCCGCGCGTCCTGACGGCCGACCAGCTCGAGGTCGCCGTGCTCGACCGGTCCCGGCCGCGGCGCAAGTTCCGCCGGGTGGTCGGCGACCGCCTCACCGACCTGCTGGGCGAACCGCCGGAGCCGCCCCCCGCTCCCGGTGTGCCCGAGTCGCCCGACACCGACCCGGAGTCCGCCGACACGCCGTGA
- a CDS encoding ferredoxin, with protein MDGSTVTSGRRMESLQVDWLRCDAHGLCAELLPEVISLDDWGYPFVGGPVPEHLHGFAERAVAACPALALRLERLG; from the coding sequence ATGGACGGATCGACCGTGACCTCCGGCCGTCGGATGGAGTCGCTGCAGGTCGACTGGCTGCGCTGCGACGCCCATGGGCTGTGCGCCGAGTTGCTGCCCGAGGTCATCTCCCTCGACGACTGGGGCTACCCGTTCGTGGGCGGTCCGGTCCCCGAGCACCTGCACGGGTTCGCCGAGCGGGCGGTCGCCGCCTGCCCCGCGCTCGCGCTCCGGTTGGAGCGGCTGGGCTGA
- a CDS encoding NADH-ubiquinone oxidoreductase-F iron-sulfur binding region domain-containing protein: MTLVDLPGPTGTAEPVTPVTPVPNERPGSTQVLALGPARLLAGVDHSRRRLGLEEHRAVHGALPVPRRRGRSEPDPLLQQVTDSGLRGRGGAAFPFGIKLAAVASRRRRPVVVVNASEGEPLSAKDASLLTLTPHLVLDGAVACARAVGARDVVVVVHRGDLATRDAVDAALYELERDDGHDLRVRLEEVPDRYVSGEASAVIRFLSGGPALPTGPTPRPDQRGVDGRPTLLSNAETYAHVGLIARHGAEWFRQVGVPGDPGTRMVTVRHPSGGSSVLEVPSGLPAGDALEAAGIDRTQVGAVLMGGFAGTWLDGADAWTTPLQAPGRGESGVSPGVGLLAPVPVGTCTLAETARITRWMAGESAQQCGPCLNGLPALAHGLQLLASGQGGLATLDRLHRWCGMVEGRGACHHPGGVARTVRSALTMAADDAYAHAAGEPCPGSVGRPVIPVPGPALGSDTEWR, encoded by the coding sequence ATGACCCTGGTGGATCTGCCCGGGCCGACCGGCACCGCAGAGCCCGTGACGCCGGTGACGCCGGTCCCGAACGAGCGCCCGGGGAGCACCCAGGTCCTGGCGCTCGGACCGGCTCGGCTGCTGGCCGGGGTCGACCACTCGCGCCGGCGCCTCGGCCTGGAGGAGCACCGTGCGGTGCACGGCGCCCTCCCGGTCCCCCGCCGGCGCGGCAGGTCCGAGCCCGACCCGCTGCTGCAGCAGGTGACCGACTCGGGGCTGCGGGGTCGCGGCGGTGCGGCGTTCCCGTTCGGCATCAAGCTGGCCGCGGTCGCCTCGCGGCGTCGTCGCCCGGTGGTCGTCGTCAACGCCTCCGAGGGCGAGCCGCTGTCCGCGAAGGACGCCTCCCTGCTCACGCTCACCCCCCACCTGGTGCTCGACGGGGCCGTCGCCTGCGCCCGGGCCGTGGGCGCCCGCGACGTCGTCGTGGTCGTCCACCGCGGCGATCTGGCCACTCGGGACGCCGTCGACGCCGCCCTGTACGAGCTCGAGCGTGACGACGGCCACGACCTGCGGGTCCGCCTCGAGGAGGTCCCGGACCGCTACGTGTCGGGCGAGGCCAGCGCGGTCATCCGCTTCCTGTCCGGCGGTCCGGCGCTGCCGACCGGGCCCACCCCGCGGCCCGATCAGCGCGGGGTCGACGGACGCCCCACGCTGCTGTCGAACGCGGAGACGTACGCCCACGTCGGGCTGATCGCCCGGCACGGGGCGGAGTGGTTCCGTCAGGTCGGCGTGCCCGGCGACCCCGGGACCCGGATGGTGACCGTCCGGCACCCGTCCGGCGGCTCGTCCGTCCTCGAGGTGCCGTCGGGGCTGCCCGCGGGCGACGCGCTGGAGGCCGCCGGCATCGACCGCACCCAGGTCGGTGCGGTCCTCATGGGCGGATTCGCGGGGACCTGGCTGGACGGCGCCGACGCGTGGACCACGCCGCTGCAGGCCCCCGGGCGCGGCGAGTCTGGCGTGTCCCCGGGAGTCGGGCTGCTGGCCCCGGTCCCGGTGGGGACCTGCACCCTGGCCGAGACGGCCCGGATCACCCGGTGGATGGCGGGCGAGAGTGCGCAGCAGTGCGGACCCTGCCTGAACGGCCTGCCCGCACTCGCGCACGGCCTGCAGCTGCTCGCGAGCGGGCAAGGCGGTCTGGCGACGCTGGACCGGCTGCACCGCTGGTGCGGGATGGTCGAGGGCCGGGGCGCCTGCCACCACCCCGGTGGCGTGGCCCGCACGGTTCGCTCGGCCCTGACGATGGCCGCGGACGACGCCTACGCGCACGCGGCCGGGGAGCCCTGCCCGGGCTCCGTGGGACGACCGGTCATCCCCGTGCCCGGCCCCGCCCTCGGCAGCGACACGGAGTGGAGGTGA
- a CDS encoding ubiquitin-like protein Pup, whose product MSTRDSGEQKRATRSADEVDEVEVAPAEDVAARKEQLDADVDAMLDEIDEVLEENAEDFVKSFVQKGGQ is encoded by the coding sequence ATGAGCACGCGCGACAGCGGCGAGCAGAAGCGGGCGACCCGCTCGGCGGACGAGGTCGACGAGGTCGAGGTCGCCCCCGCGGAGGACGTGGCGGCCCGCAAGGAGCAGCTCGACGCCGACGTGGACGCGATGCTGGACGAGATCGACGAGGTGCTCGAGGAGAACGCCGAGGACTTCGTGAAGTCGTTCGTGCAGAAGGGCGGCCAGTGA
- a CDS encoding ferric reductase-like transmembrane domain-containing protein: MTALSLTLEHLSAAAPVAAVDVTVPSQTLWWLNRATGLVLLVQFTLVVILGVLSTARRLPFKMPAFVTNELHRKLALMTVALLGIHIVTSVLDSYVDIDVWDAVVPFASPYRPIWLGLGTLAVDLLIAALIATAWRRRLSERTWRVVHAFTYVAWGASVLHGLGTGTDARNPAVQIVTAVCVVLVIMAVAARVAGLVTLPQPARITALIGLAVAPVLVTLWAVGGPLAPGWAEKAGTPPPESTATVAVTP; this comes from the coding sequence ATGACCGCGCTCAGCCTGACGCTGGAGCACCTGTCGGCGGCGGCCCCTGTCGCCGCCGTGGACGTCACCGTCCCCTCGCAGACCCTGTGGTGGCTCAACCGGGCGACCGGGCTGGTGCTGCTGGTCCAGTTCACCCTGGTCGTCATCCTCGGCGTGCTGTCCACGGCGCGCCGGCTGCCGTTCAAGATGCCCGCGTTCGTCACCAACGAGCTGCACCGCAAGCTGGCCCTGATGACCGTGGCCCTGCTCGGCATCCACATCGTGACCTCGGTGCTGGACTCCTACGTCGACATCGACGTCTGGGACGCGGTGGTCCCGTTCGCCTCGCCGTACCGGCCGATCTGGCTCGGCCTCGGCACCCTCGCGGTCGACCTGCTCATCGCGGCCCTCATCGCGACCGCGTGGCGTCGCCGCCTCAGCGAACGCACCTGGCGGGTCGTGCACGCGTTCACCTACGTCGCCTGGGGCGCCTCGGTGCTGCACGGGCTCGGCACCGGGACCGACGCCCGCAACCCGGCCGTGCAGATCGTCACCGCCGTCTGCGTCGTCCTGGTGATCATGGCCGTGGCGGCTCGCGTCGCCGGCCTGGTGACGTTGCCCCAGCCGGCGCGGATCACCGCCCTGATCGGCCTGGCCGTCGCGCCCGTGCTGGTCACCCTGTGGGCCGTCGGGGGGCCGCTGGCACCCGGGTGGGCCGAGAAGGCGGGAACGCCGCCCCCGGAGTCCACCGCGACGGTGGCGGTGACCCCGTGA
- a CDS encoding FAD:protein FMN transferase, whose protein sequence is MTTAAPAAGGAVRDTDCLPAAHATWTVWSTTVEVVTTRADELAPARAAVQAVIDAVDLAASRFRTDSEISELNTAEGRPVPASPLFRTLVREGLRVARITDGLIDPTIGELLVAHGYDRDIEELRSTGIRRLTTPVAVVRRPDHTQVVVDDEAGTVRVPAGVVLDLGASAKAWAADAAAQAAARAVDGPVLVGMGGDLAVAGVPEGSPGFLVRLTERPEPEPGEAPPVLVALATGGLATSTTLARRWRVGRRIVHHLIDPRTASPARGRFRTASVAAATCVDANAASAAALMLGESAPTWLANAGLPARLVTTEGTVVPVHPWPEEVAA, encoded by the coding sequence ATGACCACGGCCGCCCCCGCAGCGGGCGGCGCCGTCCGGGACACCGACTGCCTGCCCGCCGCCCACGCCACTTGGACCGTGTGGTCGACCACCGTCGAGGTGGTGACGACGCGCGCCGACGAGTTGGCCCCGGCACGGGCCGCCGTGCAGGCCGTCATCGACGCCGTGGACCTCGCGGCCAGCCGGTTCCGGACCGACAGCGAGATCAGCGAGCTCAACACCGCCGAGGGCCGGCCGGTCCCGGCCTCCCCGCTGTTCCGCACGCTGGTGCGCGAGGGGCTGCGGGTGGCGCGCATCACCGACGGCCTGATCGACCCCACCATCGGCGAGCTGCTGGTCGCACACGGCTACGACCGCGACATCGAGGAGCTGCGCAGCACCGGGATCCGGCGCCTCACCACGCCGGTCGCCGTCGTCCGACGCCCCGACCACACGCAGGTCGTCGTCGACGACGAGGCCGGGACGGTGCGGGTGCCGGCCGGGGTCGTGCTCGACCTCGGGGCGTCGGCGAAGGCCTGGGCCGCCGATGCCGCCGCGCAGGCTGCCGCCCGCGCCGTCGACGGTCCGGTGCTCGTGGGCATGGGCGGTGACCTGGCCGTGGCCGGCGTCCCCGAAGGCAGCCCGGGGTTCCTGGTCCGCCTCACCGAGCGGCCCGAGCCCGAGCCGGGCGAGGCCCCGCCGGTCCTGGTCGCGCTCGCCACCGGCGGGCTGGCGACCTCGACCACCCTGGCCCGACGCTGGCGGGTCGGCCGGCGCATCGTGCACCACCTCATCGACCCGCGCACCGCCTCACCCGCACGAGGGCGCTTCCGTACGGCCTCCGTGGCCGCCGCCACCTGCGTGGACGCCAACGCAGCCTCCGCCGCCGCCCTGATGCTGGGCGAGTCGGCACCCACCTGGCTGGCCAACGCCGGCCTGCCCGCCCGACTGGTCACGACCGAGGGCACCGTCGTCCCCGTTCACCCCTGGCCCGAGGAGGTCGCGGCATGA
- the prcB gene encoding proteasome subunit beta gives MSNQGERTGQARLPDAYLGAGSSSFVEFLGAQAPDLLPGRRLAQQGWPAAARSGEDRGLDAPHGTTIVAVTYPDGAVMAGDRRATMGNIIAQRDIEKVFAADEHCVVGIAGTAGIAVELVRLFQVELEHYEKIEGVPLSMDGKANRLSTLLRGNLGLAMQGLAVVPLLAGFDLESEGGRIFSYDVTGGRYEEHDFYSVGSGSMFARGSLKKLYREDLSAEDSIAVVIEALYDAADDDSATGGPDLARGILPVVARVDAAGVHLLSDEELGPVVRAVVEARMTRPDGPNAPLPRV, from the coding sequence GTGAGCAACCAGGGCGAGCGGACCGGTCAGGCACGGCTGCCGGACGCCTACCTCGGGGCCGGGTCGTCGTCGTTCGTGGAGTTCCTCGGTGCGCAGGCACCCGATCTCCTGCCCGGCCGTCGGCTGGCGCAGCAGGGCTGGCCGGCCGCTGCGCGGTCCGGTGAGGACCGCGGCCTGGACGCGCCGCACGGCACCACGATCGTGGCGGTGACCTACCCCGACGGCGCGGTGATGGCCGGCGACCGCCGGGCCACGATGGGCAACATCATCGCCCAGCGTGACATCGAGAAGGTCTTCGCCGCGGACGAGCACTGCGTGGTCGGCATCGCCGGGACCGCGGGCATCGCCGTGGAGCTGGTGCGGCTGTTCCAGGTGGAGCTGGAGCACTACGAGAAGATCGAGGGCGTCCCGCTGTCCATGGACGGCAAGGCCAACCGCCTGTCCACCCTGCTGCGCGGCAACCTGGGGCTGGCCATGCAGGGCCTGGCCGTCGTCCCGCTGCTGGCCGGCTTCGACCTGGAGTCCGAGGGCGGCCGGATCTTCTCGTACGACGTCACCGGCGGCCGCTACGAGGAGCACGACTTCTACTCGGTCGGGTCGGGGTCGATGTTCGCGCGCGGCTCGCTGAAGAAGCTCTACCGCGAGGACCTGTCCGCCGAGGACTCCATCGCGGTCGTCATCGAGGCGCTGTACGACGCCGCCGACGACGACTCGGCCACCGGAGGCCCGGACCTGGCCCGCGGGATCCTGCCCGTGGTGGCCCGGGTCGACGCCGCCGGGGTCCACCTGCTGTCCGACGAGGAGCTCGGGCCGGTGGTGCGCGCCGTGGTCGAGGCCCGGATGACGCGCCCGGACGGCCCGAACGCCCCGCTGCCGCGGGTCTGA